A single window of Bombus pascuorum chromosome 1, iyBomPasc1.1, whole genome shotgun sequence DNA harbors:
- the LOC132915965 gene encoding STAGA complex 65 subunit gamma-like isoform X2: MKSTKNIGTGTLWGELPARETPKQEVITPDVIENIWRQVMEESNNPDCDFQVDRQAELPMGNLHVLNTINLHQQLRMMEEGMVLENMTTIEAQDLQERKEAQNSFQSSPVQKERNVFKNASTIHYLTPETARSILKHAVITLLAHIGFEKSSNIAIETLTDIANHFLRRMTLLMKAAYEQRDHGFPDILERVLVETGIGGVAALHDYYQEYVLKFEDNMKKKVEAMIEKQRMVLDEAANKLQFEELDEFGNVYREVPTLQLLDPEMGFPPSLDAGFQMLYSLEQDELNNLEVEEEEVNVSDSPNTGQRPDTSSDKKKS; the protein is encoded by the exons atgaaATCTACTAAAAATATTGGAACTGGTACTTTATGGGGGGAATTACCAGCAAGAGAAACTCCAAAACAAGAAGTAATAACTCCAGATgtcatagaaaatatttggagACAAGTTATGGAAGAATCAAATAATCCTGATTGTGATTTTCAAGTGGATAGACAAGCTGA aTTACCTATGGGAAATCTTCAtgtattaaatactataaatctTCATCAACAACTAAGGATGATG GAAGAAGGGATGGTACTGGAAAATATGACAACAATTGAAGCACAAGATttacaagaaagaaaagaagcacAGAATTCATTTCAGTCTTCACCTGTACAAAAAGAAAG aaatgtatttaaaaatgcttcAACAATACATTACCTTACACCAGAAACAGCTCGTTCTATATTGAAGCATGCAGTTATTACTCTTTTAGCTCACATTGGATTTGAAAAATCTTCAAATATAGCTATAGAAACGCTTACAGATATTGCAAATCATTTTTTGAGAAGAATGACACTTTTAATGAAGGCAGCATATGAACAGAGAGATCATGGTTTTCca GATATATTAGAAAGGGTATTAGTGGAAACAGGTATTGGTGGAGTAGCTGCTCTTCATGACTACTATCAAGAATATGTGCtgaaatttgaagataacATGAAAAAGAAGGTTGAAGCAATGATAGAAAAACAGAG GATGGTTTTAGATGAAGCAGCTAATAAATTGCAATTCGAGGAACTTGATGAATTTGGGAATGTGTACCGAGAAGTGCCGACTCTTCAACTGTTAGATCCTGAGATGGGCTTCCCACCCAGTCTTGATGCTGGCTTCCAAATGCTGTATAGTCTTGAACAAGATGA GTTGAATAACTTggaagtagaagaagaagaagtaaatGTAAGCGATTCTCCGAATACTGGACAACGACCTGATACTTCgagtgataaaaaaaaatcttga
- the LOC132915965 gene encoding STAGA complex 65 subunit gamma-like isoform X1 encodes MKSTKNIGTGTLWGELPARETPKQEVITPDVIENIWRQVMEESNNPDCDFQVDRQAELPMGNLHVLNTINLHQQLRMMEEGMVLENMTTIEAQDLQERKEAQNSFQSSPVQKERNVFKNASTIHYLTPETARSILKHAVITLLAHIGFEKSSNIAIETLTDIANHFLRRMTLLMKAAYEQRDHGFPDILERVLVETGIGGVAALHDYYQEYVLKFEDNMKKKVEAMIEKQRQLELNVYSAKMVLDEAANKLQFEELDEFGNVYREVPTLQLLDPEMGFPPSLDAGFQMLYSLEQDELNNLEVEEEEVNVSDSPNTGQRPDTSSDKKKS; translated from the exons atgaaATCTACTAAAAATATTGGAACTGGTACTTTATGGGGGGAATTACCAGCAAGAGAAACTCCAAAACAAGAAGTAATAACTCCAGATgtcatagaaaatatttggagACAAGTTATGGAAGAATCAAATAATCCTGATTGTGATTTTCAAGTGGATAGACAAGCTGA aTTACCTATGGGAAATCTTCAtgtattaaatactataaatctTCATCAACAACTAAGGATGATG GAAGAAGGGATGGTACTGGAAAATATGACAACAATTGAAGCACAAGATttacaagaaagaaaagaagcacAGAATTCATTTCAGTCTTCACCTGTACAAAAAGAAAG aaatgtatttaaaaatgcttcAACAATACATTACCTTACACCAGAAACAGCTCGTTCTATATTGAAGCATGCAGTTATTACTCTTTTAGCTCACATTGGATTTGAAAAATCTTCAAATATAGCTATAGAAACGCTTACAGATATTGCAAATCATTTTTTGAGAAGAATGACACTTTTAATGAAGGCAGCATATGAACAGAGAGATCATGGTTTTCca GATATATTAGAAAGGGTATTAGTGGAAACAGGTATTGGTGGAGTAGCTGCTCTTCATGACTACTATCAAGAATATGTGCtgaaatttgaagataacATGAAAAAGAAGGTTGAAGCAATGATAGAAAAACAGAGGCAACTTGAACTTAATGTTTATAGTGCTAA GATGGTTTTAGATGAAGCAGCTAATAAATTGCAATTCGAGGAACTTGATGAATTTGGGAATGTGTACCGAGAAGTGCCGACTCTTCAACTGTTAGATCCTGAGATGGGCTTCCCACCCAGTCTTGATGCTGGCTTCCAAATGCTGTATAGTCTTGAACAAGATGA GTTGAATAACTTggaagtagaagaagaagaagtaaatGTAAGCGATTCTCCGAATACTGGACAACGACCTGATACTTCgagtgataaaaaaaaatcttga
- the LOC132916007 gene encoding MIT domain-containing protein 1-like, producing MESAAASILKRAVERDNNKQYTMAFVLYQEGVQILLDSMKETKDPVRQKHFATRASQYLDRAEKIKDLIEKQKASGIYRELIKIESGSTGYGYGTVFGRFLDATVTYIRIEDPYIRMFHQCQNLVRLCELAVRKCHALSKIFLITTLDPEDKKNQITRLEELKQSLSSHLISFEFNFSDTLHDRQIVLSNGWIIKIGRGLDYFKAPNGKFVLGSCDLELRPCSETTIDVFHKSQLKNEQSAT from the exons atggAAAGCGCGGCAGCTTCGATTCTAAAACGAGCGGTAGAAAGAGAtaacaataaacaatatacAATGGCTTTTGTATTATATCAAGAAGGTGTACAAATACTTCTTGATTCTATgaaag AAACAAAAGATCCAGTAAGACAGAAACATTTTGCTACCCGGGCATCACAATATTTGGACAGAGcagaaaaaataaaggatTTAATTGAAAAGCAGAAGGCAAGTGGCATATAcagagaattaattaaaattgaatctgGTAGTACAGGATATGGTTATGGTACCGTTTTTGGAAGATTTTTAGATGCAACAGTTACATATATTCGTATTGAAGACCCCTATATAAGAATGTTTCATCag tgtCAAAATTTGGTAAGGCTATGTGAACTGGCAGTAAGAAAATGTCATGCACtgtctaaaatatttttaattacaactCTTGATCCAGAAGATAAGAAGAACCAAATAACAAGATTAGAAGAACTGAAACAGAGTTTATCATCtcatcttatttcttttgaatttaatttttctgataCTTTACACGACAGACAAATAGT ACTTAGCAATGGTTGGATAATTAAGATCGGCCGTGGATTAGATTATTTTAAAGCACCTAATGGGAAGTTCGTATTAGGTTCTTGTGATCTTGAATTGAGACCTTGTTCTGAGACAACTATAGATGTATTTCACAAAAGTCAACTAAAAAATGAGCAGTCAGCGACCTAA